From Flavobacterium alkalisoli, the proteins below share one genomic window:
- a CDS encoding M14 family metallopeptidase, with translation MDFEGIFSKYVNTQLRGRYITNKHIEPILNDLKNDFEIGVAGHSVLNKPIYSIKTGTGSTRVFIWSQMHGNESTTTKAVFDFLNFLKSDDELAKSFKQHFTYYILPIVNPDGAELYTRANANEVDLNRDSVNLSQPEAKVLRGAFDSFKPHFAYNMHDQRTIFGLGDDNPKPATVSFLAPSYNEEREVNEPRQTAINVIAAMNETLQEFIPGQVGRFDDGFNINCIGDMFQSIGVPTILFEAGHYQNDYLREKTRKFVFFAILSGFNAIYENVIVVNKREDYFRIPQNKVIFFDFMYKNVKINYENKEIITNFASHYKEVLIDNSVIFEAFIKEIGDSGNFYGHEEYDCQQELFTGEGGSHLPKSEEKADFIIGKNREFVNGLEKK, from the coding sequence ATGGATTTTGAAGGGATTTTCAGTAAATATGTAAACACTCAATTACGAGGAAGATACATTACTAATAAACATATTGAACCAATATTAAACGACTTAAAAAACGATTTTGAAATTGGTGTTGCAGGTCATTCAGTTTTAAATAAACCTATATATAGTATTAAAACCGGTACTGGATCAACCAGAGTTTTTATATGGTCTCAAATGCACGGAAATGAATCAACCACCACTAAAGCGGTTTTTGACTTCTTAAACTTCCTTAAAAGCGATGATGAACTTGCAAAGTCATTTAAACAACATTTCACCTATTATATATTGCCCATAGTTAATCCTGACGGTGCTGAACTTTACACGCGTGCTAATGCTAATGAAGTGGATTTAAACCGCGATTCGGTAAATCTTTCACAACCGGAAGCTAAAGTACTGAGGGGAGCTTTTGACTCCTTTAAACCGCATTTTGCATATAACATGCATGATCAGCGTACAATATTTGGATTAGGAGATGATAATCCCAAACCGGCTACTGTATCATTCCTTGCACCATCTTATAATGAGGAGCGAGAGGTAAATGAACCGAGACAAACAGCGATTAATGTTATTGCTGCAATGAATGAAACTTTACAGGAGTTTATACCGGGGCAGGTAGGTAGGTTTGATGACGGATTTAATATTAACTGTATAGGTGATATGTTTCAATCAATAGGGGTGCCAACAATCCTTTTTGAGGCAGGACATTATCAAAATGACTATTTAAGAGAAAAAACACGAAAATTTGTGTTTTTTGCAATATTATCAGGATTTAATGCTATTTACGAAAACGTTATAGTTGTTAACAAAAGAGAAGATTATTTCAGAATTCCTCAAAATAAGGTAATATTTTTTGACTTCATGTATAAAAATGTCAAAATTAATTATGAAAATAAAGAAATTATCACGAATTTTGCATCTCATTACAAGGAAGTCTTAATTGATAATTCTGTAATTTTTGAAGCTTTTATTAAGGAAATAGGGGATTCTGGTAATTTTTATGGTCATGAAGAGTATGATTGCCAGCAAGAACTTTTTACAGGGGAGGGCGGAAGTCATTTGCCAAAAAGTGAAGAAAAAGCAGATTTTATAATAGGTAAAAACAGAGAATTTGTTAATGGATTAGAAAAAAAATAA
- a CDS encoding helix-turn-helix domain-containing protein, which produces MINTEDFIKRLETILDYYSISASVFADQIGVQRSGLSHLLSGRNKPSLDFVMRITDNYPEVDLYWLLNGKGSFPKGEAKHENENIVQLTPPPPSVNETKTNFEDLFSVSEKKTEEVEINEPEVTEQHIEEKNKAAAQVNNIPITYNHSEVEQVVIFYKDGTFKHYKPKA; this is translated from the coding sequence ATGATAAACACAGAAGATTTCATTAAAAGACTTGAAACAATTTTAGATTACTACAGTATATCTGCTTCTGTTTTTGCAGATCAGATTGGTGTACAGCGATCAGGATTATCACATCTTTTATCCGGAAGAAATAAACCCAGTCTGGATTTTGTAATGCGTATTACAGACAATTATCCTGAGGTAGATTTGTATTGGTTACTAAATGGTAAGGGATCTTTTCCTAAAGGTGAGGCAAAACATGAAAATGAAAATATAGTTCAGCTTACCCCTCCTCCTCCTTCGGTAAATGAAACCAAAACTAATTTTGAAGATTTGTTTTCAGTGTCAGAAAAGAAAACCGAAGAAGTTGAAATAAATGAGCCGGAAGTTACTGAACAGCATATTGAAGAAAAGAATAAAGCCGCTGCTCAAGTTAACAATATACCAATCACTTATAATCACTCTGAAGTGGAACAGGTTGTGATTTTCTATAAAGACGGGACTTTTAAACATTATAAACCTAAAGCATAA
- a CDS encoding 1-acyl-sn-glycerol-3-phosphate acyltransferase, which translates to MKKIYRFIFFKLMGWRLNGSMSPELKKCIIIVVPHTSWMDFAIGVFARGSIGLEMHYVAKKELFVFPVGAWFRWMGGAPLDRQKNENKVEAIANIFKNREVFRLAIAPEGTRKKVDSWKTGFYYIALEAKVPIVAVAFDYGKKEVKLAPPFYPTGNKEEDFKILESNYKGVTGYIPENSYKND; encoded by the coding sequence ATGAAAAAAATATATCGATTTATCTTCTTTAAGTTAATGGGTTGGCGCTTAAACGGTTCTATGTCGCCCGAACTTAAAAAATGTATTATAATAGTAGTTCCCCATACCAGTTGGATGGATTTTGCTATTGGGGTTTTTGCCCGGGGGAGTATAGGTCTGGAAATGCACTATGTTGCTAAAAAAGAGCTTTTTGTATTTCCGGTAGGGGCGTGGTTTCGCTGGATGGGAGGTGCTCCGCTTGACAGGCAGAAAAATGAGAACAAAGTAGAGGCTATTGCCAATATCTTTAAAAACAGGGAAGTGTTTAGGTTAGCTATAGCACCTGAAGGAACCCGTAAAAAAGTAGATAGCTGGAAAACCGGGTTTTATTATATAGCACTTGAGGCTAAAGTACCTATAGTAGCTGTAGCTTTTGATTACGGTAAAAAAGAGGTGAAATTAGCACCGCCGTTTTATCCTACAGGAAATAAGGAAGAAGACTTTAAAATACTGGAGTCTAACTACAAAGGTGTTACGGGCTATATACCCGAAAACAGCTATAAAAATGATTAA
- a CDS encoding spermidine synthase, which produces MLKKFLSYFIPVNIYKRNSAINKTLEVTWNNGQLVLDSKSTNYSYGSLQRILRKGLHYIGFERIKKFDNVLVLGVAGGSVIKTIANEIGFKGRITGVELDADVITIANDYFKLNEIPNLTLINDDAFEFVLKTKEKYDLIIIDIFQDTVMPNFLFEEFFINRINFLLKVNGFILFNTMTLNKKDKERNLLYRSRFTEDYSVRMYPKVEDHNELFTIKKLQ; this is translated from the coding sequence ATGCTTAAGAAATTCCTTAGCTATTTTATCCCCGTAAATATCTATAAACGAAATTCTGCAATTAATAAAACCCTTGAAGTTACCTGGAATAACGGACAACTGGTACTTGACTCTAAAAGTACAAATTATTCTTATGGTAGTCTGCAACGTATACTAAGAAAAGGGCTTCACTACATTGGCTTTGAGCGAATTAAAAAATTTGACAACGTACTTGTATTAGGTGTTGCCGGCGGAAGTGTTATTAAAACTATTGCCAACGAAATAGGCTTTAAAGGCCGGATTACTGGAGTTGAACTGGATGCCGATGTAATTACAATTGCCAACGATTATTTTAAGCTTAACGAAATACCTAACCTAACCCTTATAAATGATGATGCTTTTGAGTTTGTTTTAAAAACAAAAGAAAAGTACGATTTAATTATAATTGACATCTTCCAGGATACGGTAATGCCTAATTTTTTATTTGAAGAATTCTTTATAAACAGAATTAATTTTCTACTTAAGGTAAATGGTTTTATACTTTTTAATACCATGACTTTAAACAAAAAAGATAAAGAGCGTAATTTGCTTTACCGCTCCCGTTTTACAGAGGATTATTCCGTTAGAATGTACCCGAAAGTTGAGGACCACAACGAACTGTTCACCATAAAAAAACTACAATAA
- a CDS encoding phytanoyl-CoA dioxygenase family protein, giving the protein MDFAVNKNEIENNGFTVLNNIYTKQETEDIAAIINSTKNTGDTFRKSKDLFAIRQFLKEIPDVQPLVFNGKLKTIISALFGNDYFSIKSIYFDKPGNSNWFVAYHQDLTISVDKKTEIENFGPWTVKQNQFAVQPPIEILENIFTIRIHLDDTDENNGALKVIPESHLKKIYRPETIDWNTEKEATCNVDKGGVMIMKPLILHSSARTVNNSNRRVIHIEFSNMELPKEIKWAEKLNVN; this is encoded by the coding sequence ATGGATTTTGCTGTTAACAAAAACGAGATTGAAAACAACGGATTTACTGTTTTAAATAACATCTATACAAAACAGGAAACAGAAGATATCGCAGCCATAATAAATAGCACAAAAAATACCGGAGATACTTTTAGAAAATCTAAAGACCTTTTTGCGATAAGGCAGTTTTTAAAAGAAATTCCTGATGTACAACCTTTGGTTTTTAATGGAAAACTTAAAACTATAATCAGTGCTCTTTTTGGAAACGATTACTTTTCTATAAAATCCATTTATTTTGATAAACCGGGTAATTCAAACTGGTTTGTGGCTTACCATCAGGATTTAACCATATCGGTCGATAAAAAGACTGAAATTGAAAATTTTGGTCCGTGGACTGTAAAGCAAAATCAGTTTGCCGTGCAGCCCCCTATTGAAATATTAGAAAATATTTTCACTATCCGTATCCACCTCGATGATACCGATGAGAATAACGGAGCACTTAAAGTAATACCGGAATCTCATCTTAAAAAGATATACCGCCCGGAAACCATTGACTGGAATACAGAAAAAGAGGCTACCTGCAACGTAGACAAAGGAGGTGTCATGATAATGAAACCACTAATATTACATAGCTCTGCCAGAACAGTAAACAATAGCAACAGAAGGGTTATTCATATTGAATTCAGTAATATGGAATTACCTAAAGAAATTAAATGGGCTGAAAAACTGAATGTAAATTAA
- the kdsB gene encoding 3-deoxy-manno-octulosonate cytidylyltransferase has protein sequence MKIIAVIPARYASTRFPAKLMQDLGGKTVISRTYEAAVKTELFDDVFVVTDSDIIFNEITSNGGKAIMSVKEHESGSDRIAEAVENLDVDIVVNVQGDEPFINKEPLADLLEVFKSDAAREIDLASVMMHITDWEDIENPNNVKVIVDQKHFGLYFSRSVIPYPRDKEAGVRYFKHIGIYAFRKHALMDFYKLPMQSLEASEKLEQLRYLEYGKKIRMVETSHAGIGIDTPEDLEKARKMLG, from the coding sequence ATGAAAATTATAGCAGTTATACCGGCACGATATGCCTCAACACGTTTTCCGGCAAAATTAATGCAGGATTTGGGAGGTAAAACAGTTATTTCACGCACTTATGAGGCAGCTGTAAAAACAGAACTGTTTGATGATGTGTTTGTTGTGACGGATTCTGATATAATTTTCAATGAAATTACTTCAAACGGAGGTAAGGCTATAATGAGCGTTAAGGAACATGAGAGCGGTAGTGACCGTATTGCCGAAGCTGTAGAAAACCTTGATGTTGATATAGTGGTAAATGTTCAGGGAGATGAGCCTTTTATAAACAAAGAGCCGCTTGCCGATTTGCTTGAAGTTTTTAAAAGCGATGCAGCCCGCGAAATTGACTTGGCTTCTGTAATGATGCATATAACCGATTGGGAAGATATAGAGAATCCTAACAATGTAAAGGTTATTGTAGATCAAAAACATTTTGGCCTTTATTTTTCACGATCAGTAATTCCGTACCCAAGGGATAAGGAAGCAGGAGTGAGGTATTTTAAGCATATAGGTATTTATGCTTTCAGGAAACATGCCCTTATGGATTTTTACAAACTACCGATGCAAAGCCTAGAAGCTTCTGAAAAACTGGAGCAGCTTCGTTACCTGGAATACGGAAAAAAAATCCGTATGGTGGAAACCTCACATGCAGGTATTGGTATAGATACTCCTGAGGATTTGGAAAAAGCCAGAAAAATGTTAGGTTAA